The following coding sequences lie in one Kitasatospora azatica KCTC 9699 genomic window:
- a CDS encoding pseudouridine synthase, with translation MRSSGSGNGRNSGGGGGGSRGGQRGGSGGGSYGGGGGGGRSGGGSYGGGGGGRSTGGGGSYGGGGGGRSGGGGGSYGGGSGGRSSGGSGSYGGGGGGRSGGGSYGGGRSTGGSGGSYSGGRDDRRDSRRDDRRDDRRDDRRQYPDRPLRPEERRYDRPEFGGGPNATPSRNSYTARRPGPAPRPRREGQGAPGDPRRQPQRSRELQAKIEDAVLARHDKPAVKLPKTFGEPEGERLQKVLARAGMGSRRACEELIEQGRVEVNGVRVTEQGKRVDPESDEIKVDGLTVATQSYLFFALNKPAGVVSTMEDPDGRQCLGDYVTNRETRLFHVGRLDTETEGIILLTNHGELAHRLTHPRYGVTKTYLAAIQGPIPRDLGKQLAQGIELEDGFARADSFKVVSNVGKNYLVEVTLHEGRKHIVRRMLAEAGFPVEKLVRTHFGPIALGDQKSGWLRRLTNPEVGQLMREVGL, from the coding sequence ATGCGTAGCAGCGGTAGCGGTAACGGCAGGAACAGCGGCGGCGGTGGCGGTGGCAGCCGCGGTGGGCAGCGTGGTGGCAGCGGCGGCGGCTCGTACGGAGGCGGCGGTGGCGGCGGCCGCAGCGGCGGCGGGTCCTACGGCGGTGGCGGCGGTGGCCGCAGCACCGGTGGTGGCGGCTCGTACGGAGGCGGTGGCGGCGGCCGCAGCGGTGGTGGTGGCGGCTCCTACGGCGGTGGCAGCGGCGGCCGCAGCAGCGGTGGCAGCGGCTCCTACGGCGGCGGTGGTGGTGGCCGCAGCGGTGGCGGGTCCTACGGCGGTGGCCGCAGCACCGGTGGTAGCGGCGGCTCCTACAGCGGCGGCCGTGACGACCGTCGCGACAGCCGTCGGGACGACCGCCGTGACGACCGCCGTGACGACCGTCGTCAGTACCCCGACCGTCCGCTGCGCCCGGAGGAGCGTCGCTACGACCGTCCCGAGTTCGGCGGCGGCCCCAACGCCACGCCCAGCCGCAACAGCTACACCGCCCGCCGCCCCGGCCCGGCTCCGCGCCCGCGCCGTGAGGGCCAGGGTGCCCCGGGCGACCCGCGCCGCCAGCCGCAGCGTTCGCGCGAGCTGCAGGCCAAGATCGAGGACGCGGTGCTGGCCCGGCACGACAAGCCGGCCGTGAAGCTGCCCAAGACCTTCGGCGAGCCCGAGGGCGAGCGCCTGCAGAAGGTGCTGGCCCGGGCCGGCATGGGCAGCCGGCGGGCCTGCGAGGAGCTGATCGAGCAGGGTCGGGTCGAGGTCAACGGCGTCCGGGTGACCGAGCAGGGCAAGCGGGTCGACCCCGAGAGCGACGAGATCAAGGTGGACGGCCTCACCGTGGCCACCCAGTCCTACCTGTTCTTCGCGCTCAACAAGCCGGCCGGCGTGGTCTCCACCATGGAGGACCCGGACGGCCGCCAGTGCCTGGGCGACTACGTGACCAACCGGGAGACCCGGCTGTTCCACGTGGGCCGCCTCGACACCGAGACCGAGGGCATCATCCTGCTCACCAACCACGGCGAGCTGGCCCACCGGCTGACCCACCCGCGGTACGGCGTGACCAAGACCTACCTGGCCGCGATCCAGGGCCCGATCCCGCGTGACCTGGGCAAGCAGCTGGCCCAGGGCATCGAGCTGGAGGACGGCTTCGCCCGCGCCGACAGCTTCAAGGTGGTCTCCAACGTCGGCAAGAACTACCTGGTCGAGGTCACCCTGCACGAGGGCCGCAAGCACATCGTGCGCCGGATGCTCGCCGAGGCGGGCTTCCCGGTGGAGAAGCTGGTCCGCACCCACTTCGGCCCGATCGCGCTCGGCGACCAGAAGTCGGGCTGGCTGCGCCGCCTGACCAACCCCGAGGTCGGTCAGCTGATGCGTGAGGTCGGCCTGTAA
- a CDS encoding segregation and condensation protein A, translating to MSSTSQPAASPPRSTFQLRLANFEGPFDLLLGLIAKHKLDVTEVALSQVTDEFMAYIRAMGPDWDLDQATEFLVVAATLLDLKAARLLPAAEVEDEEDLALLEARDLLFARLLQYRAYKRVAAVFEQRWASEALRRPRTVGLEPQHAELLPEVVIHVGPERFAQLAAKAMTPKPKPVVYVDHIHTPPVSVREQAALVAAYLAEHGEARFAALVADAGDTLVVVARFLALLELYRERALAFEQPEALGELTVRWVAEADRTVIEVTDEFDRPPGESASEAQSESHSELRGASQGESQGEEEQQ from the coding sequence ATGTCCAGTACCTCCCAGCCCGCCGCCAGCCCGCCGCGCAGCACCTTCCAGCTGCGGCTGGCCAACTTCGAGGGTCCCTTCGACCTGCTGCTCGGGCTGATCGCCAAGCACAAGCTGGACGTCACCGAGGTGGCGCTGTCCCAGGTCACCGACGAGTTCATGGCGTACATCCGGGCGATGGGCCCGGACTGGGACCTCGACCAGGCCACCGAGTTCCTGGTGGTCGCGGCCACCCTGCTGGACCTCAAGGCCGCCCGGCTGCTGCCCGCCGCCGAGGTGGAGGACGAGGAGGACCTCGCCCTGCTGGAGGCCCGTGACCTGCTCTTCGCCCGGCTGCTGCAGTACCGGGCGTACAAGCGGGTGGCCGCCGTCTTCGAGCAGCGCTGGGCGAGCGAGGCGCTGCGCCGGCCGCGCACCGTGGGCCTGGAGCCGCAGCACGCCGAGCTGCTGCCCGAGGTGGTCATCCACGTCGGACCGGAGCGGTTCGCGCAGCTGGCGGCGAAGGCGATGACGCCCAAGCCGAAGCCGGTGGTGTACGTGGACCACATCCACACCCCACCGGTGAGCGTGCGGGAGCAGGCCGCGCTGGTGGCGGCGTACCTGGCGGAGCACGGGGAGGCGCGGTTCGCCGCCCTGGTCGCCGACGCCGGGGACACCCTGGTGGTGGTCGCCCGCTTCCTGGCGCTGCTGGAGCTCTACCGGGAACGGGCGCTCGCCTTCGAGCAGCCGGAGGCGCTCGGCGAGCTGACGGTCCGCTGGGTGGCGGAGGCCGACCGGACGGTGATCGAGGTGACCGACGAGTTCGACCGACCACCGGGCGAGTCGGCGAGTGAGGCGCAGAGCGAGTCGCACAGCGAGCTGCGCGGCGCGTCACAGGGCGAGTCACAGGGCGAGGAGGAACAGCAGTGA
- a CDS encoding helix-turn-helix domain-containing protein, whose protein sequence is MLDAFSALGLSEPDGQVYAALVAAPQSTAAELAERCGLSVSQGDKALHRLAQQGMATRAPVERDRYLAVAPDVAIGTLIGHREAELRSARAEMHRLMDAFREASRFTDPARSVEVLTGGEAISQRIEYLQDTSVQQVRGFDCPPYVQDVQDAASYLTRLRRKLKEGVRFRTVYDREAVAWPGRLENEILVGAADGEEARVRTTLPMKMIMSDDRMAVIPISAGDSVLDAAYVIHPSALLQALDGLFEAEWDRAVPLQAALGTEPGLREPEADQRKLLGLLAAGLTDESIARSLGWSARTTQRRLQALMRELGATTRFQAGMAARERGWL, encoded by the coding sequence ATGCTCGACGCTTTCAGCGCGCTCGGGCTCTCCGAGCCCGACGGCCAGGTCTATGCCGCGCTGGTGGCCGCCCCGCAGTCCACCGCGGCGGAGCTGGCCGAGCGGTGCGGCCTCAGCGTGTCGCAGGGCGACAAGGCACTGCACCGGCTGGCCCAGCAGGGCATGGCGACCCGGGCTCCGGTGGAGCGCGACCGGTACCTGGCGGTGGCCCCCGATGTCGCGATCGGCACCCTGATCGGCCACCGCGAGGCCGAACTGCGCAGCGCCAGGGCCGAGATGCACCGGCTGATGGACGCCTTCCGCGAGGCCTCCCGGTTCACCGACCCGGCCCGCTCGGTGGAGGTGCTGACCGGGGGCGAGGCGATCTCGCAGCGGATCGAGTACCTGCAGGACACCAGCGTGCAGCAGGTCCGCGGCTTCGACTGCCCGCCCTACGTGCAGGACGTGCAGGACGCCGCCTCCTACCTGACCAGGCTGCGCCGCAAGCTCAAGGAGGGGGTGCGGTTCCGCACCGTCTACGACCGCGAGGCGGTGGCCTGGCCGGGCCGGCTGGAGAACGAGATCCTGGTCGGCGCGGCGGACGGCGAGGAGGCCCGGGTGCGGACCACCCTCCCGATGAAGATGATCATGTCGGACGACCGGATGGCGGTGATCCCGATCAGCGCCGGCGACAGCGTGCTGGACGCCGCCTACGTGATCCACCCGTCCGCGCTGCTGCAGGCACTGGACGGGCTCTTCGAGGCCGAGTGGGACCGGGCCGTGCCGCTGCAGGCCGCACTCGGCACCGAGCCGGGCCTGCGCGAGCCGGAGGCCGACCAGCGCAAGCTGCTCGGCCTGCTCGCGGCCGGCCTCACCGACGAGTCGATCGCCCGCTCGCTCGGCTGGAGCGCCCGCACCACCCAGCGGCGGCTGCAGGCGCTGATGCGCGAGCTGGGTGCCACCACCCGCTTCCAGGCGGGCATGGCCGCCCGCGAGCGCGGCTGGCTGTAG
- a CDS encoding DUF952 domain-containing protein, with product MILHLAPLDDWLRDPGRPYSATSLLTDGFIHCSPDEPTALAVANLFFPKTPDPLMALLIEEDLVDPMVRWEAPTGDRPPGTAPDVLFPHIYGRLNRNAVVGLEKLERGSSGRWSRFTPWS from the coding sequence ATGATCCTGCATCTCGCGCCCCTGGACGACTGGCTCCGCGATCCCGGCCGGCCGTACAGCGCCACCTCGCTGCTGACGGACGGCTTCATCCACTGCTCCCCGGACGAGCCCACCGCGTTGGCTGTCGCGAACCTGTTCTTCCCCAAGACGCCGGATCCGCTGATGGCCCTGCTGATCGAGGAGGACTTGGTGGATCCGATGGTCCGTTGGGAGGCCCCGACCGGGGACCGCCCGCCCGGTACCGCCCCTGACGTGCTCTTCCCGCACATCTACGGCCGGCTCAACCGCAACGCGGTGGTCGGCCTGGAGAAGCTGGAGCGCGGCTCGAGCGGGCGCTGGTCCAGGTTCACCCCCTGGAGCTGA
- the scpB gene encoding SMC-Scp complex subunit ScpB, translated as MVADEPIAEARLADVLGHPRAEVADALRELAAEYTAQGRGFELRLVAGGWRYYSRAACAPAVDRFVLDGQQARLTQAALETLAVVAYRQPVSRSRVSAVRGVNCDGVMRTLVQRGLVEETGSEPETGAILYRTTNYFLERMGLRGLDELPELAPFLPEVDDVEAESLEGSAVADAVAAASAREVQ; from the coding sequence ATGGTCGCCGACGAGCCGATCGCCGAGGCCCGGCTCGCCGACGTGCTCGGGCACCCGCGGGCCGAGGTGGCCGACGCGCTGCGGGAGTTGGCCGCCGAGTACACCGCCCAGGGCCGCGGCTTCGAGCTGCGCCTGGTGGCCGGCGGCTGGCGGTACTACAGCCGCGCCGCCTGCGCCCCCGCCGTCGACCGGTTCGTGCTGGACGGCCAGCAGGCCCGGCTCACCCAGGCCGCGTTGGAGACCCTTGCGGTGGTCGCCTACCGGCAACCGGTGTCCAGATCCCGGGTCTCGGCGGTACGCGGTGTGAACTGTGACGGCGTGATGCGTACCCTGGTACAGCGAGGACTGGTGGAAGAGACCGGGTCCGAGCCCGAAACAGGTGCGATCCTGTATCGGACGACGAACTACTTCCTGGAACGGATGGGGCTTCGCGGCTTGGACGAGCTGCCGGAGCTGGCGCCCTTCCTGCCCGAGGTCGACGACGTGGAAGCGGAGTCCCTCGAAGGCAGCGCTGTCGCGGACGCGGTGGCCGCCGCGAGCGCACGGGAAGTGCAGTGA
- a CDS encoding ParA family protein, with protein sequence MAERVSGQPTDDTGAAHSTVGASEIGTVAVRTFEARQAAAATAGHAIYDADLSAQGLGYAEFPYGSYDDPDAEYEPDPEYAATLAPDAARQRRERIGPTGRPLPYFPIPAPLAEHGPAQIIAMCNQKGGVGKTTSTINLGAALAEYGRRVLLVDFDPQGALSVGLGVNPMELDVTVYNLLMERGLTADEVLLKTAVPGMDLLPSNIDLSAAEVQLVSEVARESALARALKPLLPDYDFVIIDCQPSLGLLTVSALTAAHSVIVPLECEFFALRGVALLTETIEKVCERLNPDLRLDGILATMYDSRTVHSREVLARVVEAFGDHVFHTVIGRTVRFPETTVAGEPITTYATNSVGAAAYRQLAREVLDRCRPVE encoded by the coding sequence CTGGCGGAGCGCGTCTCCGGACAGCCGACCGACGACACCGGGGCCGCACATTCCACCGTCGGTGCGAGCGAGATCGGCACGGTAGCCGTCCGGACCTTCGAGGCCCGCCAGGCCGCCGCCGCGACCGCCGGTCACGCCATTTACGACGCGGACCTGTCCGCACAGGGCCTCGGCTACGCCGAGTTCCCGTACGGCTCCTACGACGACCCGGACGCCGAGTACGAACCCGATCCGGAGTACGCCGCCACCTTGGCCCCCGATGCAGCACGTCAGCGACGTGAGCGGATCGGCCCCACGGGCCGCCCGCTGCCGTACTTCCCGATCCCCGCGCCGCTGGCCGAGCACGGCCCCGCGCAGATCATCGCGATGTGCAACCAGAAGGGCGGGGTGGGCAAGACCACCTCCACCATCAACCTGGGCGCCGCGCTGGCCGAGTACGGCCGCCGGGTGCTGCTGGTCGACTTCGACCCGCAGGGCGCCCTCTCGGTCGGCCTCGGGGTCAACCCGATGGAGCTGGACGTCACGGTCTACAACCTGCTCATGGAGCGGGGCCTGACGGCCGATGAGGTGCTGCTCAAGACCGCCGTGCCCGGCATGGACCTGCTGCCCTCCAACATCGACCTGTCGGCCGCCGAGGTGCAGCTGGTCAGCGAGGTGGCCCGGGAGTCGGCGCTGGCCCGCGCGCTCAAGCCGCTGCTGCCGGACTACGACTTCGTCATCATCGACTGCCAGCCCTCGCTGGGCCTGCTGACGGTCAGTGCCCTGACGGCCGCTCACAGCGTGATCGTGCCGCTGGAGTGCGAGTTCTTCGCGCTGCGCGGAGTCGCGCTGCTCACCGAGACGATCGAGAAGGTCTGCGAGCGGCTCAACCCCGACCTGCGCCTCGACGGCATCCTGGCCACCATGTACGACTCGCGCACCGTGCACAGCCGCGAGGTGCTGGCCCGGGTGGTCGAGGCCTTCGGCGACCACGTCTTCCACACCGTCATCGGACGGACCGTCAGGTTCCCGGAGACCACCGTGGCCGGTGAGCCGATCACCACGTACGCGACCAACTCGGTCGGCGCCGCCGCCTACCGCCAGCTCGCCAGGGAGGTGCTCGACCGGTGCCGCCCCGTCGAGTGA
- a CDS encoding NUDIX domain-containing protein encodes MITDIAEEWTVRSSSQPFQGKVTGVRTDEVLMPDGSYARRDYQTHPGSVAVLALDQQQRVLLVRQYRHPVRQRLWELPAGLLDVPGENPLHAAQRELYEEAHCKAGEWRVLVDFYTSPGGTDEALRLFLATDLAEAEGERYEAGGEELEIETARVPLDELVALVLAGELHNPTLVTGTLALHAALTGPGPDALRPADSPWPARPFTAG; translated from the coding sequence ATGATCACGGACATCGCCGAGGAGTGGACCGTCCGGTCCAGCTCGCAGCCGTTCCAGGGCAAGGTCACCGGCGTGCGCACCGACGAGGTGCTGATGCCGGACGGCAGCTACGCCCGCCGGGACTACCAGACCCACCCCGGCTCGGTGGCGGTACTGGCGCTGGACCAGCAGCAGCGGGTGCTGCTGGTGCGCCAGTACCGGCACCCGGTGCGCCAGCGGCTGTGGGAGCTGCCGGCCGGCCTGCTGGACGTGCCGGGCGAGAACCCGCTGCACGCCGCGCAGCGCGAGCTCTACGAGGAGGCGCACTGCAAGGCGGGCGAGTGGCGGGTGCTGGTCGACTTCTACACCTCGCCCGGCGGGACCGACGAGGCGCTGCGGCTCTTCCTCGCCACCGACCTGGCCGAGGCCGAGGGCGAGCGCTACGAGGCCGGTGGCGAGGAGCTGGAGATCGAGACGGCGCGGGTGCCGCTGGACGAGCTGGTCGCGCTGGTGCTGGCCGGGGAGCTGCACAACCCCACCCTGGTCACCGGCACGCTGGCCCTGCACGCCGCCCTCACCGGCCCCGGCCCGGACGCGCTGCGCCCCGCCGACTCCCCCTGGCCGGCCCGCCCCTTCACCGCCGGGTAG
- the ald gene encoding alanine dehydrogenase, whose protein sequence is MTKVGIPREVKNHEYRVAITPAGVHELVRNGHEVYIEDGAGIGSSIPNEEYVAAGATILPTADEVWATADLLLKVKEPIAQEYHRLRKGQTLFTYLHLAADRAGTDALVASGTTAIAYETVQTANGALPLLAPMSEVAGRLAPQVGSYHLMRPAGGRGVLPGGVPGTHPAKAVVIGGGVSGWHAATIAIGMGYEVTLLDRDINKLREADKIFGTKIKAIMSNSFELEKAVLDADLVIGAVLIPGAKAPKLVTNELVSRMKPGSVLVDIAIDQGGCFEDSRPTTHAEPTFQVHNSVFYCVANMPGAVPNTSTYALTNATLPYVVELANRGWKEALRRDAALAKGLNVHEGQITYGAVAEAFGLPAISLESVLA, encoded by the coding sequence GTGACCAAGGTCGGCATCCCCCGCGAGGTCAAGAACCACGAGTACCGCGTGGCCATCACGCCGGCCGGCGTGCATGAGCTGGTCCGCAACGGCCACGAGGTCTACATCGAGGACGGCGCCGGCATCGGCTCCTCCATCCCGAACGAGGAGTACGTGGCCGCCGGTGCCACCATCCTCCCCACCGCCGACGAGGTGTGGGCCACCGCCGACCTGCTGCTGAAGGTCAAGGAGCCGATCGCGCAGGAGTACCACCGCCTGCGCAAGGGCCAGACCCTCTTCACCTACCTGCACCTGGCGGCCGACCGGGCCGGCACCGACGCGCTGGTCGCCTCCGGCACCACCGCGATCGCCTACGAGACCGTGCAGACCGCCAACGGCGCGCTGCCGCTGCTCGCCCCGATGTCCGAGGTCGCGGGCCGGCTGGCCCCGCAGGTCGGCTCGTACCACCTGATGCGCCCGGCCGGCGGCCGTGGCGTGCTGCCCGGCGGCGTGCCCGGCACCCACCCGGCCAAGGCCGTCGTCATCGGCGGTGGCGTCTCCGGCTGGCACGCGGCCACCATCGCGATCGGCATGGGCTACGAGGTCACCCTGCTGGACCGCGACATCAACAAGCTGCGCGAGGCCGACAAGATCTTCGGCACGAAGATCAAGGCCATCATGTCCAACAGCTTCGAGCTGGAGAAGGCCGTGCTGGACGCCGACCTGGTGATCGGCGCCGTGCTGATCCCGGGCGCCAAGGCCCCCAAGCTCGTCACCAACGAGCTGGTCTCCCGGATGAAGCCGGGCTCCGTGCTCGTCGACATCGCGATCGACCAGGGCGGCTGCTTCGAGGACTCCCGTCCGACCACGCACGCCGAGCCGACCTTCCAGGTCCACAACTCGGTCTTCTACTGCGTGGCCAACATGCCGGGCGCCGTCCCGAACACCTCCACCTACGCGCTGACCAACGCCACCCTGCCGTACGTCGTCGAACTGGCGAACCGCGGGTGGAAGGAGGCGCTGCGCCGCGACGCCGCGCTGGCCAAGGGCCTGAACGTGCACGAGGGCCAGATCACCTACGGTGCGGTCGCCGAGGCCTTCGGCCTGCCCGCCATCTCGCTGGAGAGCGTGCTCGCCTGA
- a CDS encoding CTP synthase: protein MTTKHLFVTGGVASSLGKGLTASSLGALLKARGLRVTMQKLDPYLNVDPGTMNPFQHGEVFVTDDGAETDLDIGHYERFLDTNLHGSANVTTGQVYSTVIAKERRGEYLGDTVQVIPHITNEIKSRIRRMATEDVDVVITEVGGTVGDIESLPFLEAVRQVRHEVGRDNVFFVHVSLLPYIGPSGELKTKPTQHSVAALRNIGIQPDAIVLRADREVPQAIKRKISLMCDVDEEAVVAAIDAKSIYDIPKVLHGEGLDAYVVRRLDLPFRDVDWTSWDDLLRRVHEPQHIVKVALVGKYIDLPDAYLSVTEALRAGGFANNARVEIKWVTSDDCETPEGAREQLGDVDAICIPGGFGDRGVTGKVAAITYARENKVPLLGLCLGLQCVVIEAARSLAGLAEANSTEFEPAAKHPVISTMAEQLAIVDGKGDLGGTMRLGLYPAKLAEGSIVREVYGGEPYVEERHRHRYEVNNSYRADLEKTGLQFSGLSPKGDLVEYVEYPREVHPYLVATQAHPELKSRPTRPHPLFAGLVAAAIKIKTDGQ, encoded by the coding sequence GTGACGACCAAGCACCTCTTCGTCACCGGGGGTGTCGCCTCATCGCTCGGCAAGGGGCTCACCGCCTCGAGCCTCGGTGCGCTGCTGAAGGCCCGTGGTCTGCGGGTGACGATGCAGAAGCTCGACCCGTACCTGAACGTGGACCCGGGCACCATGAACCCGTTCCAGCACGGCGAGGTGTTCGTCACCGACGACGGCGCGGAGACGGACCTGGACATCGGCCACTACGAGCGGTTCCTGGACACCAACCTGCACGGCTCGGCCAACGTCACCACCGGCCAGGTGTACTCGACCGTCATCGCCAAGGAGCGCCGCGGCGAGTACCTGGGCGACACGGTCCAGGTCATCCCGCACATCACCAACGAGATCAAGTCCCGGATCCGCCGGATGGCGACCGAGGACGTGGACGTGGTGATCACCGAGGTCGGCGGCACCGTCGGCGACATCGAGTCGCTGCCGTTCCTGGAGGCCGTGCGCCAGGTGCGCCACGAGGTCGGCCGGGACAACGTCTTCTTCGTGCACGTCTCGCTGCTGCCGTACATCGGCCCCTCGGGCGAGCTGAAGACCAAGCCGACCCAGCACTCGGTGGCCGCGCTGCGCAACATCGGCATCCAGCCGGACGCCATCGTGCTGCGCGCCGACCGCGAGGTGCCGCAGGCGATCAAGCGCAAGATCTCGCTGATGTGCGACGTGGACGAGGAGGCCGTGGTCGCGGCCATCGACGCCAAGTCGATCTACGACATCCCCAAGGTGCTGCACGGCGAGGGCCTGGACGCCTACGTGGTGCGCCGCCTGGACCTGCCGTTCCGCGACGTGGACTGGACCAGCTGGGACGACCTGCTGCGCCGGGTCCACGAGCCCCAGCACATCGTGAAGGTCGCGCTGGTCGGCAAGTACATCGACCTGCCGGACGCCTACCTCTCGGTGACCGAGGCGCTGCGGGCCGGCGGCTTCGCCAACAACGCCCGGGTCGAGATCAAGTGGGTGACCTCGGACGACTGCGAGACCCCCGAGGGCGCGCGTGAGCAGCTCGGCGACGTCGACGCGATCTGCATCCCCGGCGGTTTCGGCGACCGCGGTGTGACCGGCAAGGTCGCGGCGATCACCTACGCCCGCGAGAACAAGGTGCCGCTGCTGGGCCTGTGCCTGGGCCTGCAGTGCGTGGTAATCGAGGCGGCGCGTTCGCTGGCGGGGCTGGCGGAGGCGAACTCCACCGAGTTCGAGCCGGCCGCCAAGCACCCGGTGATCTCCACGATGGCCGAGCAGCTCGCGATCGTGGACGGCAAGGGCGACCTGGGCGGCACCATGCGCCTGGGCCTGTACCCGGCCAAGCTCGCCGAGGGCTCGATCGTGCGCGAGGTCTACGGCGGCGAACCGTACGTCGAGGAACGCCACCGCCACCGCTACGAGGTCAACAACTCCTACCGCGCCGACCTGGAGAAGACCGGCCTGCAGTTCTCCGGTCTGTCCCCCAAGGGCGACCTCGTCGAGTACGTCGAGTACCCGCGCGAGGTGCACCCGTACCTGGTGGCCACCCAGGCGCACCCGGAGCTGAAGTCCCGTCCGACCCGCCCGCACCCGCTCTTCGCCGGGCTGGTGGCCGCAGCCATCAAGATCAAGACTGACGGTCAGTAG
- a CDS encoding AAA family ATPase encodes MDARPAAEGPVAGLPPCPEPFAGRTAELAALRAQAARPAGPACRVLVVAGRPGSGRTALARCFARTLSAEHQVLATHLAAPTAPPTPPAPSPAACSRCSAWTPARCRRTGRRPRIRPAPTCAPRSPAAPPCCCSTTSPTPTTCARCCPPNRAAWWWPSPPGR; translated from the coding sequence ATGGACGCACGCCCGGCTGCCGAGGGGCCGGTGGCAGGGCTGCCGCCGTGCCCCGAACCGTTCGCCGGGCGGACCGCCGAGCTGGCCGCGCTGCGGGCCCAGGCGGCCCGGCCCGCCGGCCCGGCCTGCCGGGTCCTGGTGGTGGCCGGGCGCCCGGGCTCCGGCCGGACCGCGCTGGCCCGCTGCTTCGCCCGCACCCTGTCCGCCGAGCACCAGGTGCTCGCCACCCACCTGGCCGCCCCGACGGCACCCCCGACGCCCCCGGCGCCGTCGCCCGCCGCCTGCTCGCGCTGCTCGGCCTGGACACCCGCGCGCTGCCGCCGGACGGGCCGCAGGCCGAGGATCCGGCCTGCGCCGACCTGCGCGCCGCGCTCACCGGCCGCGCCACCCTGCTGCTGCTCGACGACGTCCCCGACGCCGACCACCTGCGCCCGCTGCTGCCCGCCGAACCGCGCTGCCTGGTGGTGGCCGTCACCGCCGGGCCGCTGA